Proteins encoded within one genomic window of Theobroma cacao cultivar B97-61/B2 chromosome 7, Criollo_cocoa_genome_V2, whole genome shotgun sequence:
- the LOC18593330 gene encoding fatty acyl-CoA reductase 1 isoform X5 — MNMELDNVVKFLQGKTILVTGATGFLAKVFVEKILRLQPNVNKLYLLLRAADTNSATKRLNGEIISTELFRILRDRWGSEFDLFLSTKVIAVPGDISSENLGLNESKLREHMLREIEIVVHVAATTGFNESYDVALAINTFGALNVLSFAKKCDKIKLFLHTSTAYVCGEQAGIILEKPFSVDDTLLKTCKLDIIEEKRIVEEKLDELRFQHTPNEVIKSEMKEFGLKRAKLYGWPNTYVFTKAMGEMLLGNFKGDLPLVIIRPTMIASTYKEPFPGWIEGVRTIDSVIVSYGKGKLTCFPGYPSSALDVIPADMVVNAMAVAMVVHTNYQSCQAIYHVSSSFKNPIKFGDLHKFVYHYFTKKPWINRDGQRVKVRKGTVLSTVNGFFLYMWIKYVFPLKVLHLVNILCCQDFRQVYMDLNRKIKFAMRLAEFYKPYAFFKALVTQI, encoded by the exons ATGAATATGGAGTTGGATAATGTTGTCAAGTTTCTTCAAGGCAAAACTATTTTAGTCACTGGTGCTACTGGATTTTTAGCAAAGG TCTTTGTGGAGAAGATATTAAGGCTTCAACCGAATGTGAATAAGCTCTATCTTCTTCTTAGGGCTGCAGATACTAATTCTGCCACAAAACGGTTGAATGGTGAG ATCATAAGCACAGAATTATTTAGGATTCTTCGAGACCGTTGGGGATCAGAATTTGATCTCTTTTTATCAACTAAGGTGATAGCAGTGCCAGGTGATATCTCATCTGAAAACTTGGGGCTAAATGAATCGAAATTAAGAGAACATATGTTGAGAGAAATAGAAATTGTAGTACATGTTGCAGCCACAACAGGATTCAATGAAAG CTATGATGTTGCATTGGCCATCAATACGTTTGGAGCTCTTAACGTTTTGAGCTTTGCGAAGAAATGTGATAAGATAAAGCTGTTTCTCCACACATCAACTg cCTACGTGTGCGGTGAACAAGCAGGAATTATATTAGAAAAACCATTCTCCGTGGATGATACATTGTTGAAAACATGTAAATTAGACATTATTGAAGAGAAGAGAATTGTAGAGGAAAAATTAGATGAATTGCGATTCCAACATACCCCAAACGAAGTAATAAAATCAGAAATGAAGGAATTCGGCCTCAAAAG GGCAAAATTGTATGGGTGGCCTAACACATACGTGTTTACAAAGGCAATGGGAGAGATGCTTTTAGGGAACTTTAAAGGAGATTTGCCTCTTGTCATTATCCGCCCTACCATGATTGCAAGCACTTATAAAGAACCCTTCCCTGGCTGGATTGAAGGTGTGAG AACTATAGATAGCGTCATTGTGAGTTATGGCAAGGGGAAATTAACATGTTTTCCTGGCTATCCTAGCTCTGCCCTCGATGTG ATACCGGCAGACATGGTGGTAAATGCAATGGCTGTGGCCATGGTTGTTCACACGAATTATCAATCTTGTCAGGCCATTTACCATGTTAGCTCCTCATTTAAAAATCCTATAAAATTCGGGGATCTTCATAAATTTGTATATCATTATTTCACTAAAAAGCCATGGATTAATAGAGATGGACAAAGAGTTAAAGTTCGTAAAGGAACAGTGTTGAGCACAGTCAATGGATTTTTTCTGTACATGTGGATTAAATATGTCTTCCCATTGAAG GTATTGCACTTGGTGAACATCCTTTGTTGCCAGGATTTCAGGCAAGTGTACATGGACCTTAATCGCAAAATCAAGTTTGCAATGCGGTTGGCAGAATTTTACAAACCTTATGCCTTCTTTAAGG CTTTAGTGACACAAATTTAG
- the LOC18593330 gene encoding probable fatty acyl-CoA reductase 4 isoform X4, translating into MNMELDNVVKFLQGKTILVTGATGFLAKVFVEKILRLQPNVNKLYLLLRAADTNSATKRLNGEIISTELFRILRDRWGSEFDLFLSTKVIAVPGDISSENLGLNESKLREHMLREIEIVVHVAATTGFNESYDVALAINTFGALNVLSFAKKCDKIKLFLHTSTAYVCGEQAGIILEKPFSVDDTLLKTCKLDIIEEKRIVEEKLDELRFQHTPNEVIKSEMKEFGLKRAKLYGWPNTYVFTKAMGEMLLGNFKGDLPLVIIRPTMIASTYKEPFPGWIEGVRTIDSVIVSYGKGKLTCFPGYPSSALDVIPADMVVNAMAVAMVVHTNYQSCQAIYHVSSSFKNPIKFGDLHKFVYHYFTKKPWINRDGQRVKVRKGTVLSTVNGFFLYMWIKYVFPLKYFRQVYMDLNRKIKLVMRFAEVYKPYAFFKGIFSDSNLDKLQMVAQGRGVDMGVFDFDSKSIDWEDYMMNIHIPGLLRHAIKSNYF; encoded by the exons ATGAATATGGAGTTGGATAATGTTGTCAAGTTTCTTCAAGGCAAAACTATTTTAGTCACTGGTGCTACTGGATTTTTAGCAAAGG TCTTTGTGGAGAAGATATTAAGGCTTCAACCGAATGTGAATAAGCTCTATCTTCTTCTTAGGGCTGCAGATACTAATTCTGCCACAAAACGGTTGAATGGTGAG ATCATAAGCACAGAATTATTTAGGATTCTTCGAGACCGTTGGGGATCAGAATTTGATCTCTTTTTATCAACTAAGGTGATAGCAGTGCCAGGTGATATCTCATCTGAAAACTTGGGGCTAAATGAATCGAAATTAAGAGAACATATGTTGAGAGAAATAGAAATTGTAGTACATGTTGCAGCCACAACAGGATTCAATGAAAG CTATGATGTTGCATTGGCCATCAATACGTTTGGAGCTCTTAACGTTTTGAGCTTTGCGAAGAAATGTGATAAGATAAAGCTGTTTCTCCACACATCAACTg cCTACGTGTGCGGTGAACAAGCAGGAATTATATTAGAAAAACCATTCTCCGTGGATGATACATTGTTGAAAACATGTAAATTAGACATTATTGAAGAGAAGAGAATTGTAGAGGAAAAATTAGATGAATTGCGATTCCAACATACCCCAAACGAAGTAATAAAATCAGAAATGAAGGAATTCGGCCTCAAAAG GGCAAAATTGTATGGGTGGCCTAACACATACGTGTTTACAAAGGCAATGGGAGAGATGCTTTTAGGGAACTTTAAAGGAGATTTGCCTCTTGTCATTATCCGCCCTACCATGATTGCAAGCACTTATAAAGAACCCTTCCCTGGCTGGATTGAAGGTGTGAG AACTATAGATAGCGTCATTGTGAGTTATGGCAAGGGGAAATTAACATGTTTTCCTGGCTATCCTAGCTCTGCCCTCGATGTG ATACCGGCAGACATGGTGGTAAATGCAATGGCTGTGGCCATGGTTGTTCACACGAATTATCAATCTTGTCAGGCCATTTACCATGTTAGCTCCTCATTTAAAAATCCTATAAAATTCGGGGATCTTCATAAATTTGTATATCATTATTTCACTAAAAAGCCATGGATTAATAGAGATGGACAAAGAGTTAAAGTTCGTAAAGGAACAGTGTTGAGCACAGTCAATGGATTTTTTCTGTACATGTGGATTAAATATGTCTTCCCATTGAAG TATTTCAGGCAAGTTTACATGGACCTTAATCGCAAAATCAAATTGGTAATGCGGTTTGCAGAAGTTTACAAACCTTATGCCTTCTTTAAGGGCAT CTTTAGTGACTCAAATTTAGACAAGTTGCAAATGGTGGCTCAAGGGAGAGGCGTTGATATGGGTGTATTTGACTTCGATTCTAAGAGTATTGATTGGGAAGATTACATGATGAACATTCACATTCCTGGCCTCTTAAGACATGCGATTAAgtctaattatttttaa
- the LOC18593330 gene encoding fatty acyl-CoA reductase 1 isoform X1, producing MNMELDNVVKFLQGKTILVTGATGFLAKVFVEKILRLQPNVNKLYLLLRAADTNSATKRLNGEIISTELFRILRDRWGSEFDLFLSTKVIAVPGDISSENLGLNESKLREHMLREIEIVVHVAATTGFNESYDVALAINTFGALNVLSFAKKCDKIKLFLHTSTAYVCGEQAGIILEKPFSVDDTLLKTCKLDIIEEKRIVEEKLDELRFQHTPNEVIKSEMKEFGLKRAKLYGWPNTYVFTKAMGEMLLGNFKGDLPLVIIRPTMIASTYKEPFPGWIEGVRTIDSVIVSYGKGKLTCFPGYPSSALDVIPADMVVNAMAVAMVVHTNYQSCQAIYHVSSSFKNPIKFGDLHKFVYHYFTKKPWINRDGQRVKVRKGTVLSTVNGFFLYMWIKYVFPLKVLYLVNILNCQYFRQVYMDLNRKIKLVMRFAEVYKPYAFFKGIFSDSNLDKLQMVAQGRGVDMGVFDFDSKSIDWEDYMMNIHIPGLLRHAIKSNYF from the exons ATGAATATGGAGTTGGATAATGTTGTCAAGTTTCTTCAAGGCAAAACTATTTTAGTCACTGGTGCTACTGGATTTTTAGCAAAGG TCTTTGTGGAGAAGATATTAAGGCTTCAACCGAATGTGAATAAGCTCTATCTTCTTCTTAGGGCTGCAGATACTAATTCTGCCACAAAACGGTTGAATGGTGAG ATCATAAGCACAGAATTATTTAGGATTCTTCGAGACCGTTGGGGATCAGAATTTGATCTCTTTTTATCAACTAAGGTGATAGCAGTGCCAGGTGATATCTCATCTGAAAACTTGGGGCTAAATGAATCGAAATTAAGAGAACATATGTTGAGAGAAATAGAAATTGTAGTACATGTTGCAGCCACAACAGGATTCAATGAAAG CTATGATGTTGCATTGGCCATCAATACGTTTGGAGCTCTTAACGTTTTGAGCTTTGCGAAGAAATGTGATAAGATAAAGCTGTTTCTCCACACATCAACTg cCTACGTGTGCGGTGAACAAGCAGGAATTATATTAGAAAAACCATTCTCCGTGGATGATACATTGTTGAAAACATGTAAATTAGACATTATTGAAGAGAAGAGAATTGTAGAGGAAAAATTAGATGAATTGCGATTCCAACATACCCCAAACGAAGTAATAAAATCAGAAATGAAGGAATTCGGCCTCAAAAG GGCAAAATTGTATGGGTGGCCTAACACATACGTGTTTACAAAGGCAATGGGAGAGATGCTTTTAGGGAACTTTAAAGGAGATTTGCCTCTTGTCATTATCCGCCCTACCATGATTGCAAGCACTTATAAAGAACCCTTCCCTGGCTGGATTGAAGGTGTGAG AACTATAGATAGCGTCATTGTGAGTTATGGCAAGGGGAAATTAACATGTTTTCCTGGCTATCCTAGCTCTGCCCTCGATGTG ATACCGGCAGACATGGTGGTAAATGCAATGGCTGTGGCCATGGTTGTTCACACGAATTATCAATCTTGTCAGGCCATTTACCATGTTAGCTCCTCATTTAAAAATCCTATAAAATTCGGGGATCTTCATAAATTTGTATATCATTATTTCACTAAAAAGCCATGGATTAATAGAGATGGACAAAGAGTTAAAGTTCGTAAAGGAACAGTGTTGAGCACAGTCAATGGATTTTTTCTGTACATGTGGATTAAATATGTCTTCCCATTGAAG GTATTGTATTTGGTGAACATCCTCAATTGCCAATATTTCAGGCAAGTTTACATGGACCTTAATCGCAAAATCAAATTGGTAATGCGGTTTGCAGAAGTTTACAAACCTTATGCCTTCTTTAAGGGCAT CTTTAGTGACTCAAATTTAGACAAGTTGCAAATGGTGGCTCAAGGGAGAGGCGTTGATATGGGTGTATTTGACTTCGATTCTAAGAGTATTGATTGGGAAGATTACATGATGAACATTCACATTCCTGGCCTCTTAAGACATGCGATTAAgtctaattatttttaa
- the LOC18593330 gene encoding fatty acyl-CoA reductase 1 isoform X2, translating into MNMELDNVVKFLQGKTILVTGATGFLAKVFVEKILRLQPNVNKLYLLLRAADTNSATKRLNGEIISTELFRILRDRWGSEFDLFLSTKVIAVPGDISSENLGLNESKLREHMLREIEIVVHVAATTGFNESYDVALAINTFGALNVLSFAKKCDKIKLFLHTSTAYVCGEQAGIILEKPFSVDDTLLKTCKLDIIEEKRIVEEKLDELRFQHTPNEVIKSEMKEFGLKRAKLYGWPNTYVFTKAMGEMLLGNFKGDLPLVIIRPTMIASTYKEPFPGWIEGVRTIDSVIVSYGKGKLTCFPGYPSSALDVIPADMVVNAMAVAMVVHTNYQSCQAIYHVSSSFKNPIKFGDLHKFVYHYFTKKPWINRDGQRVKVRKGTVLSTVNGFFLYMWIKYVFPLKVLHLVNILCCQDFRQVYMDLNRKIKFAMRLAEFYKPYAFFKGIFSDSNLDKLQMVAQGRGVDMGVFDFDSKSIDWEDYMMNIHIPGLLRHAIKSNYF; encoded by the exons ATGAATATGGAGTTGGATAATGTTGTCAAGTTTCTTCAAGGCAAAACTATTTTAGTCACTGGTGCTACTGGATTTTTAGCAAAGG TCTTTGTGGAGAAGATATTAAGGCTTCAACCGAATGTGAATAAGCTCTATCTTCTTCTTAGGGCTGCAGATACTAATTCTGCCACAAAACGGTTGAATGGTGAG ATCATAAGCACAGAATTATTTAGGATTCTTCGAGACCGTTGGGGATCAGAATTTGATCTCTTTTTATCAACTAAGGTGATAGCAGTGCCAGGTGATATCTCATCTGAAAACTTGGGGCTAAATGAATCGAAATTAAGAGAACATATGTTGAGAGAAATAGAAATTGTAGTACATGTTGCAGCCACAACAGGATTCAATGAAAG CTATGATGTTGCATTGGCCATCAATACGTTTGGAGCTCTTAACGTTTTGAGCTTTGCGAAGAAATGTGATAAGATAAAGCTGTTTCTCCACACATCAACTg cCTACGTGTGCGGTGAACAAGCAGGAATTATATTAGAAAAACCATTCTCCGTGGATGATACATTGTTGAAAACATGTAAATTAGACATTATTGAAGAGAAGAGAATTGTAGAGGAAAAATTAGATGAATTGCGATTCCAACATACCCCAAACGAAGTAATAAAATCAGAAATGAAGGAATTCGGCCTCAAAAG GGCAAAATTGTATGGGTGGCCTAACACATACGTGTTTACAAAGGCAATGGGAGAGATGCTTTTAGGGAACTTTAAAGGAGATTTGCCTCTTGTCATTATCCGCCCTACCATGATTGCAAGCACTTATAAAGAACCCTTCCCTGGCTGGATTGAAGGTGTGAG AACTATAGATAGCGTCATTGTGAGTTATGGCAAGGGGAAATTAACATGTTTTCCTGGCTATCCTAGCTCTGCCCTCGATGTG ATACCGGCAGACATGGTGGTAAATGCAATGGCTGTGGCCATGGTTGTTCACACGAATTATCAATCTTGTCAGGCCATTTACCATGTTAGCTCCTCATTTAAAAATCCTATAAAATTCGGGGATCTTCATAAATTTGTATATCATTATTTCACTAAAAAGCCATGGATTAATAGAGATGGACAAAGAGTTAAAGTTCGTAAAGGAACAGTGTTGAGCACAGTCAATGGATTTTTTCTGTACATGTGGATTAAATATGTCTTCCCATTGAAG GTATTGCACTTGGTGAACATCCTTTGTTGCCAGGATTTCAGGCAAGTGTACATGGACCTTAATCGCAAAATCAAGTTTGCAATGCGGTTGGCAGAATTTTACAAACCTTATGCCTTCTTTAAGGGCAT CTTTAGTGACTCAAATTTAGACAAGTTGCAAATGGTGGCTCAAGGGAGAGGCGTTGATATGGGTGTATTTGACTTCGATTCTAAGAGTATTGATTGGGAAGATTACATGATGAACATTCACATTCCTGGCCTCTTAAGACATGCGATTAAgtctaattatttttaa
- the LOC18593330 gene encoding fatty acyl-CoA reductase 1 isoform X3 — translation MNMELDNVVKFLQGKTILVTGATGFLAKVFVEKILRLQPNVNKLYLLLRAADTNSATKRLNGEIISTELFRILRDRWGSEFDLFLSTKVIAVPGDISSENLGLNESKLREHMLREIEIVVHVAATTGFNESYDVALAINTFGALNVLSFAKKCDKIKLFLHTSTAYVCGEQAGIILEKPFSVDDTLLKTCKLDIIEEKRIVEEKLDELRFQHTPNEVIKSEMKEFGLKRAKLYGWPNTYVFTKAMGEMLLGNFKGDLPLVIIRPTMIASTYKEPFPGWIEGVRTIDSVIVSYGKGKLTCFPGYPSSALDVIPADMVVNAMAVAMVVHTNYQSCQAIYHVSSSFKNPIKFGDLHKFVYHYFTKKPWINRDGQRVKVRKGTVLSTVNGFFLYMWIKYVFPLKVLHLVNILCCQDFRQVYMDLNRKIKFAMRLAEFYKPYAFFKGIFSDKNLDKLRMVAQERGIDMGVFDFDSKSIDWEDYMINIHIPGLLRHAVKS, via the exons ATGAATATGGAGTTGGATAATGTTGTCAAGTTTCTTCAAGGCAAAACTATTTTAGTCACTGGTGCTACTGGATTTTTAGCAAAGG TCTTTGTGGAGAAGATATTAAGGCTTCAACCGAATGTGAATAAGCTCTATCTTCTTCTTAGGGCTGCAGATACTAATTCTGCCACAAAACGGTTGAATGGTGAG ATCATAAGCACAGAATTATTTAGGATTCTTCGAGACCGTTGGGGATCAGAATTTGATCTCTTTTTATCAACTAAGGTGATAGCAGTGCCAGGTGATATCTCATCTGAAAACTTGGGGCTAAATGAATCGAAATTAAGAGAACATATGTTGAGAGAAATAGAAATTGTAGTACATGTTGCAGCCACAACAGGATTCAATGAAAG CTATGATGTTGCATTGGCCATCAATACGTTTGGAGCTCTTAACGTTTTGAGCTTTGCGAAGAAATGTGATAAGATAAAGCTGTTTCTCCACACATCAACTg cCTACGTGTGCGGTGAACAAGCAGGAATTATATTAGAAAAACCATTCTCCGTGGATGATACATTGTTGAAAACATGTAAATTAGACATTATTGAAGAGAAGAGAATTGTAGAGGAAAAATTAGATGAATTGCGATTCCAACATACCCCAAACGAAGTAATAAAATCAGAAATGAAGGAATTCGGCCTCAAAAG GGCAAAATTGTATGGGTGGCCTAACACATACGTGTTTACAAAGGCAATGGGAGAGATGCTTTTAGGGAACTTTAAAGGAGATTTGCCTCTTGTCATTATCCGCCCTACCATGATTGCAAGCACTTATAAAGAACCCTTCCCTGGCTGGATTGAAGGTGTGAG AACTATAGATAGCGTCATTGTGAGTTATGGCAAGGGGAAATTAACATGTTTTCCTGGCTATCCTAGCTCTGCCCTCGATGTG ATACCGGCAGACATGGTGGTAAATGCAATGGCTGTGGCCATGGTTGTTCACACGAATTATCAATCTTGTCAGGCCATTTACCATGTTAGCTCCTCATTTAAAAATCCTATAAAATTCGGGGATCTTCATAAATTTGTATATCATTATTTCACTAAAAAGCCATGGATTAATAGAGATGGACAAAGAGTTAAAGTTCGTAAAGGAACAGTGTTGAGCACAGTCAATGGATTTTTTCTGTACATGTGGATTAAATATGTCTTCCCATTGAAG GTATTGCACTTGGTGAACATCCTTTGTTGCCAGGATTTCAGGCAAGTGTACATGGACCTTAATCGCAAAATCAAGTTTGCAATGCGGTTGGCAGAATTTTACAAACCTTATGCCTTCTTTAAGGGCAT CTTTAGTGACAAAAATTTAGACAAGTTGCGAATGGTGGCTCAAGAGAGAGGCATTGATATGGGTGTATTTGACTTCGATTCCAAGAGTATTGATTGGGAGGATTACATGATCAACATTCACATTCCTGGCCTCTTAAGACATGCGGTTAAATCTTaa